In Nocardioides conyzicola, one genomic interval encodes:
- a CDS encoding DUF4012 domain-containing protein, with translation MRRRKVWIAVSVFLGLVLLGAAWVGWTAYRVNQSLSAAVDDVTTLRAAIEDGDDTAADAALDRLEQHSGSAAGRTDGPTWWVLEQLPSYGDDAEGVAVVSSVIDDLTTSGIRPLVEVSGDLDSIVPRDGKIDPAAVEALQTPTADAGAAFEQANDQLSAEDPSGYVERLRSKYRELARQVSDAAAALGSAETAVQVLPAMLGSNSAQNYLLIFQNNAEIRATGGLPGAVSLVHADNGAVSMTRQVAASSFGFTAKPVLPLTAAEKEIYDDKIGTFFLNANVQPSFPRASDFWKARWEQVYPEQVDGVLSIDPVALSYVLGATGPITVGDITLTEDNAVDELLHQVYVRYSDPADQDTFFRDVASAMFNKISQGADSPRDLISALAQGADEHRIYVHDFDQSVQSKLSGTGVAGELKTEPGPNPQVGVYLTDATGAKMSYYLRYDVDVQATYCTGGVQGLAGHARLVSDAPTDAAGLPPYITGGGVYGTKAGNQLVFVRLFGPVGGAVGTVALNGKPITGFPAVDYDGRKVFTAVVELKPQQNADLTWRMKSGPRQTSDVQVSVTPSVQPGVSSSVVKTAC, from the coding sequence ATGCGTAGACGCAAGGTCTGGATCGCCGTGTCGGTGTTTCTCGGGCTGGTCCTTCTGGGAGCCGCCTGGGTGGGATGGACGGCGTACCGGGTCAACCAGTCCCTCAGCGCGGCCGTGGACGATGTGACGACTCTTCGTGCGGCCATCGAGGACGGCGACGACACCGCCGCCGACGCAGCCCTCGACCGTCTCGAGCAGCACAGTGGCTCCGCTGCAGGACGTACGGACGGGCCGACCTGGTGGGTGCTCGAGCAGCTGCCTTCGTACGGCGATGACGCTGAGGGCGTCGCGGTCGTCAGCTCCGTGATCGACGACCTGACGACATCGGGCATCCGCCCTTTGGTGGAGGTCTCGGGCGACCTCGACTCGATCGTCCCGCGGGATGGCAAGATCGACCCTGCGGCCGTCGAGGCGCTCCAGACGCCTACGGCAGATGCGGGCGCCGCGTTCGAGCAGGCGAATGACCAGCTGTCGGCCGAGGACCCGAGCGGCTACGTCGAACGGCTCCGCAGCAAGTACCGCGAGCTCGCCCGTCAGGTCAGTGACGCGGCGGCAGCGCTTGGCAGCGCCGAGACTGCGGTCCAGGTCCTTCCCGCCATGCTCGGTTCGAATAGCGCTCAGAACTACCTGCTGATCTTCCAGAACAACGCTGAGATCCGTGCGACGGGGGGACTCCCCGGCGCGGTCTCGTTGGTGCATGCAGACAACGGCGCGGTGAGCATGACCCGCCAGGTCGCCGCGAGCTCGTTCGGCTTCACCGCCAAGCCGGTCCTGCCGCTCACAGCGGCGGAGAAGGAGATCTACGACGACAAGATCGGCACCTTCTTCCTCAACGCCAACGTGCAGCCCAGTTTTCCTCGGGCTTCGGATTTCTGGAAGGCGCGCTGGGAGCAGGTCTACCCAGAGCAAGTAGACGGAGTTCTGTCGATCGACCCGGTGGCGCTCTCCTACGTTCTAGGTGCGACTGGACCGATCACGGTCGGCGACATCACTCTCACTGAGGACAACGCCGTGGACGAGCTTTTGCACCAGGTCTACGTCCGATATAGCGACCCGGCGGACCAGGACACGTTTTTCCGGGACGTGGCGAGTGCCATGTTCAACAAAATTTCGCAGGGTGCCGACTCGCCGCGTGACCTCATCTCCGCGCTCGCTCAGGGAGCTGACGAGCACCGGATCTACGTCCACGATTTCGATCAATCCGTACAGTCAAAGCTCTCCGGCACCGGCGTCGCAGGCGAGTTGAAGACAGAGCCGGGCCCGAACCCTCAGGTAGGCGTCTACTTGACTGATGCGACGGGCGCCAAGATGTCCTACTACCTGCGGTACGACGTCGACGTGCAGGCGACCTATTGCACGGGAGGAGTCCAGGGTCTCGCAGGGCACGCACGGCTCGTCTCTGATGCGCCAACAGATGCCGCCGGCCTACCGCCGTACATCACGGGCGGGGGCGTATACGGAACAAAGGCTGGCAACCAGCTTGTGTTCGTCCGGTTGTTCGGACCAGTGGGAGGCGCTGTCGGCACGGTCGCGCTTAACGGCAAGCCGATCACCGGGTTCCCCGCAGTCGACTACGACGGGCGCAAGGTCTTTACAGCGGTTGTGGAGCTGAAACCTCAGCAGAATGCGGACCTGACCTGGCGGATGAAGAGCGGGCCGCGGCAGACGTCAGACGTCCAAGTCTCCGTCACGCCGTCGGTGCAGCCCGGAGTGAGTTCATCGGTAGTAAAGACGGCCTGCTAA
- a CDS encoding polysaccharide biosynthesis tyrosine autokinase — protein MGEDVGETGDHVELRDYLRTIRRRWVLIMASTLAVLGITGAYTYAVTPEYQSTARLFVTTQTSDTASDLNQGGLFSVQRVTSYADLVTSRELATTVVNDLDLQMSPSELSSRVSASVVPDTVNLEISVTDPEPRQAQAIAQAYADGLVDLVRQLETPAGETSSPIRATIVDPATLPTNPVSPQPARNLALGLVLGLMLGIGIAVLRDLLDTTVKAPGDIEAATSAPVLGGILFDPSARQKPLVTSMESHAPRVEAFRVLRTNLQFVDVDTADKIFVITSAVPGEGKTTTSVNLAITLSQAGHRTLLVEADLRRPKATAALGLDHAIGVTTILLGKITLEDAVQKHADSDLDVLASGAIPPNPAELLQSNAMADLLKQIRNEYDMVIVDAPPLLPVTDAALLAAQADGALLVVRYGKTSKDQVAQAVERLAQVDAAPVGVVINMVPNRKRAGGYGYGYGYGYGYGYAPEKPGT, from the coding sequence GTGGGCGAAGACGTCGGCGAAACTGGAGACCATGTGGAACTGCGCGACTACCTACGGACGATTCGACGCCGCTGGGTTCTGATCATGGCCTCAACGTTGGCTGTTCTGGGCATCACCGGTGCGTATACCTACGCAGTGACGCCCGAGTATCAGTCGACGGCACGGCTCTTTGTGACTACACAAACATCCGACACAGCCTCCGACCTGAACCAAGGTGGACTGTTCTCGGTGCAGCGGGTGACCTCGTATGCGGATCTGGTGACGAGCAGAGAACTCGCCACAACCGTCGTGAACGACCTTGACCTGCAGATGTCGCCTAGCGAGTTGTCGTCTCGAGTCAGCGCAAGCGTGGTTCCGGACACGGTCAACCTCGAAATTTCAGTCACTGATCCTGAGCCGCGCCAAGCCCAGGCTATTGCGCAGGCATATGCGGACGGGCTGGTGGACCTTGTTCGACAACTTGAAACGCCAGCCGGCGAGACATCCAGTCCGATCAGGGCGACGATTGTGGACCCAGCGACACTCCCTACGAACCCGGTGTCCCCTCAACCAGCTCGCAACCTAGCTCTCGGCCTCGTCCTGGGTCTGATGCTCGGCATCGGGATTGCGGTATTACGAGACCTCCTGGACACCACGGTCAAAGCGCCCGGCGACATCGAAGCGGCGACATCTGCTCCCGTGCTCGGAGGCATACTCTTCGATCCCTCGGCACGCCAGAAGCCGCTGGTGACGTCCATGGAGTCTCACGCACCGCGCGTTGAGGCATTTCGGGTGCTCCGCACGAACTTGCAGTTCGTCGACGTCGACACTGCCGACAAGATCTTCGTGATCACGTCCGCAGTGCCCGGCGAAGGAAAGACAACAACATCGGTCAATCTCGCTATCACCCTGTCACAAGCAGGCCACCGAACCCTCTTGGTTGAGGCAGACCTCAGACGCCCAAAGGCGACGGCCGCACTCGGACTTGACCATGCAATCGGTGTCACCACGATCCTGCTAGGAAAGATCACCCTAGAGGACGCTGTGCAGAAGCACGCGGACAGCGATCTCGACGTGCTTGCGAGCGGCGCTATCCCCCCGAATCCCGCAGAATTGCTTCAGTCGAATGCGATGGCCGACCTCTTGAAGCAAATTCGGAATGAATACGACATGGTCATCGTCGACGCTCCGCCACTTCTCCCCGTCACTGACGCGGCGTTGCTGGCCGCTCAAGCAGACGGTGCGCTGCTCGTCGTGCGCTACGGGAAGACCAGTAAAGACCAAGTGGCCCAGGCCGTCGAGCGGCTTGCGCAAGTCGACGCGGCACCGGTTGGTGTCGTAATCAACATGGTGCCCAACCGTAAGCGCGCTGGCGGGTACGGGTACGGGTACGGGTATGGGTATGGGTACGGGTACGCCCCAGAAAAGCCAGGCACCTGA
- a CDS encoding GDP-mannose 4,6-dehydratase, with translation MSENRALITGITGQDGGHLAELVHSKGYEVFGLLRGQRNARREALEDEFPFINIIEADLTDQTSLIEAVLTSQPTEIYNLGAVSHVGYSFRNPQLTADITGKGVLNLLEAVRVAGYQEKARFYQASTSEMFGGLDYNRPGAGYNEESLFHPRSPYGVAKLYAHWIARNYRESYGMFISTGILFNHEGERRGLEFVTRKITNAVARIHLGMQEYVVLGDLWPKRDWGYAGDYVRGMWQMLQHDEPDDFVLATGETHSIEEFLELAFAEVGIADWRPYVHQDKQFMRPAEVDILLGDPSKAERVLGWKREVDFRSLVSRMVQHDLASVRRP, from the coding sequence ATGTCAGAGAACCGGGCACTGATCACGGGCATCACTGGTCAAGACGGTGGGCACTTGGCCGAACTAGTCCATTCGAAGGGCTATGAGGTATTCGGTCTGCTGCGTGGCCAGCGGAACGCCCGCCGGGAGGCGCTTGAGGACGAGTTTCCGTTCATTAACATCATCGAGGCGGACCTGACCGACCAGACATCGCTAATCGAGGCGGTTCTGACTTCACAGCCCACAGAGATCTACAATCTAGGGGCGGTCAGTCACGTGGGCTACTCGTTCCGCAATCCCCAATTGACCGCCGACATCACCGGCAAAGGGGTCCTCAATCTGCTGGAAGCGGTTCGCGTGGCCGGCTATCAAGAAAAGGCGCGCTTCTACCAGGCCTCTACATCGGAGATGTTTGGCGGTCTCGATTACAACCGGCCGGGGGCTGGATACAACGAGGAGTCTTTGTTCCACCCCCGTAGTCCGTACGGTGTCGCGAAGTTGTACGCGCACTGGATCGCGCGCAACTACCGCGAGAGTTACGGCATGTTCATCTCGACGGGCATCCTGTTCAATCACGAAGGTGAGCGCCGCGGACTTGAGTTCGTGACGCGCAAGATCACGAATGCCGTGGCCAGGATCCACCTCGGGATGCAGGAGTACGTCGTTCTCGGCGATCTCTGGCCGAAACGCGACTGGGGCTACGCGGGCGACTACGTCCGCGGCATGTGGCAGATGCTCCAACACGACGAGCCGGACGACTTCGTACTCGCCACTGGAGAGACTCACTCGATCGAGGAGTTCCTGGAGTTGGCGTTCGCCGAGGTCGGGATTGCGGACTGGCGGCCATATGTGCACCAGGATAAGCAGTTCATGCGGCCGGCCGAGGTCGACATCTTGCTCGGAGACCCAAGCAAGGCTGAGCGCGTTCTGGGCTGGAAGCGAGAAGTGGACTTCCGCAGTCTCGTGAGCCGCATGGTGCAGCACGACCTCGCGTCCGTCCGGAGACCATGA
- a CDS encoding GDP-mannose 4,6-dehydratase produces the protein MKILVTGVGGFVGGHLVRELVSAGHEVVGAGLARNPGPVEELLVDYLWGDLTCAWPTVNVDAVVHLAALSAVGPSFADPQRYIEANSAPVTHLGEHLLTMARPVRTVVVSTGAVYGGGDAAPLTEQSPLVPTSPYAISKMLTEIQCAYYRQRGLDVVVMRPFNHIGPGQGSGFILPDLAEEARTSVRTGHAMTVGNLKTRRDYTDVRDVVRAYRLAVEAPEILAPVLNVCSGASVSGCEILELTTSALGVSGVEVRVDESRLRPQDPPDIRGDNALIRSVLGWAPTIAVETSVRDFVAELDA, from the coding sequence GTGAAAATCCTGGTGACTGGGGTCGGCGGCTTCGTCGGCGGCCACCTGGTCCGCGAACTCGTCAGCGCCGGGCACGAAGTTGTCGGGGCCGGTCTCGCCCGGAATCCCGGGCCGGTCGAGGAGTTGCTCGTGGATTACCTTTGGGGGGATCTGACGTGCGCGTGGCCGACGGTCAATGTCGATGCTGTGGTGCACCTCGCGGCGCTGTCTGCCGTCGGACCGTCTTTTGCCGACCCCCAGCGCTATATAGAGGCAAACAGTGCGCCGGTGACGCACCTCGGCGAGCACCTCCTGACGATGGCGCGTCCGGTGCGGACGGTGGTCGTCAGCACCGGAGCCGTCTACGGCGGCGGTGATGCGGCGCCGTTGACGGAGCAGTCCCCGCTCGTTCCGACCTCGCCCTACGCGATAAGCAAGATGCTGACAGAGATTCAATGCGCCTATTACCGGCAACGAGGGCTCGACGTGGTAGTCATGCGGCCTTTTAACCACATCGGACCCGGCCAGGGCAGCGGATTCATCCTTCCCGACCTCGCGGAAGAGGCGCGGACGTCCGTCCGGACTGGGCATGCCATGACCGTGGGCAATCTCAAGACGCGACGCGACTATACCGACGTCAGAGACGTGGTGCGCGCATACCGACTTGCTGTCGAGGCTCCGGAGATTCTGGCCCCGGTGCTGAACGTCTGTTCGGGTGCTTCTGTCTCCGGGTGCGAGATCCTCGAGCTGACGACGAGCGCGCTGGGGGTAAGCGGGGTGGAGGTCCGAGTCGATGAGTCGCGGCTGCGACCGCAGGATCCGCCCGATATTCGCGGAGACAATGCACTCATCCGCTCGGTCCTCGGCTGGGCCCCCACTATCGCTGTCGAGACCAGTGTCCGTGACTTCGTGGCCGAGCTCGATGCGTAG